A single Mytilus trossulus isolate FHL-02 chromosome 12, PNRI_Mtr1.1.1.hap1, whole genome shotgun sequence DNA region contains:
- the LOC134693801 gene encoding uncharacterized protein LOC134693801, whose product MGIHFCVLFVIYVLSSASGDPTGCTYDASTILFTCNARSWSLPLVFSDFTTAQPQRLMLKDVDGEISASAPNGPAFSGFSSINTATFDPDYAPALYIMCYFGGQLILDKDAFADFSYVEEVKIINCDILSIPVEAFSYFGDVNIFHIQGGSISNMVADSFKNLNVNRMTTVPNPKGEFAIINSELTSGALAFGALFNMPNIERVLIENAHLSTVTSDMFYALSKLNYASLNYNTFTTIPNNMFANVFGLASVDMYGISWDCSCDNLWFLDYLSENNITMNGDIVCSTPVDYEHKRATKYNLDTCVTDGVCGKITGIAIGSTCVSMFELINYILLLITLVISCAALGLIIHTKRQVSDTIEPNKPEQSPSRNTSQNRIAGNQREPPSLEELQAGPLPRKQTGATISNMDSIDTEA is encoded by the exons atggGTATTcatttttgtgttctgtttgttatatatgttttgtcatcAGCATCCGGGGACCCTACCGGTTGTACATATGATGCATCGACAATTTTATTCACCTGTAACGCAAGAAGTTGGAGTTTGCCTCTTGTATTTTCTGACTTTACAACTGCGCAGCCGCAAAGACTGATGCTGAAAGATGTTGATGGCGAAATCTCAGCAAGTGCACCGAATGGACCGGCATTTTCTGGATTCAGTAGTATTAACACTGCAACTTTTGACCCAGACTATGCGCCAGCCCTGTATATCATGTGTTATTTCGGAGGGCAGTTAATTTTGGACAAAGACGCGTTTGCCGATTTCAGTTACGTTGAGGAAGTCAAAATCATAAACTGTGATATTCTATCTATTCCAGTTGAAGCATTCTCTTACTTTGGAGATGTCAACATATTCCACATCCAAGGCGGATCCATTTCTAATATGGTGGCTGATAGTTTCAAAAATCTGAACGTAAATCGAATGACAACAGTACCGAATCCTAAGGGAGAGTTCGCAATTATTAACTCAGAGCTGACGTCCGGTGCATTGGCGTTCGGAGCATTGTTTAATATGCCAAATATTGAACGAGTGCTGATTGAAAACGCTCACCTATCAACAGTAACATCCGACATGTTCTATGCTTTATCAAAGTTAAATTATGCTTCCCTGAATTATAACACGTTTACAACCATCCCGAACAACATGTTTGCCAATGTGTTTGGCCTTGCCTCAGTAGATATGTATGGCATCAGCTGGGACTGTTCCTGCGACAACCTCTGGTTCTTGGACTATCTATCAGAGAACAATATCACTATGAATGGCGACATAGTCTGTAGCACTCCTGTTGATTACGAAC ATAAACGTGCAACAAAGTACAACTTGGACACTTGTGTTACAGATGGGGTGTGCGGTAAAATAACAG GTATTGCTATTGGTAGTACGTGCGTGAGTATGTTCGAGCTGATTAACTACATCCTCTTGTTAATCACACTGGTCATCTCCTGTGCAGCTCTTGGTCTTATTATCCACACTAAGCGGCAAGTCAGTGACACCATAGAACCAAACAAGCCTGAACAATCACCTAGCAGGAACACGAGCCAAAACAGAATTGCGGGAAATCAACGAGAGCCGCCATCTTTAGAAGAATTACAAGCTGGTCCGTTGCCTAGGAAACAAACTGGAGCTACTATCAGTAACATGGATTCCATAGATACGGAAGCGTAA
- the LOC134693800 gene encoding uncharacterized protein LOC134693800, which produces MKPNINVLTVLLFLLLINFSSSAHPTGCSYDGTLASTGLYTCDLGSYTAPLAYSSFSSPLPQRLKITGVTGTFTSQLSGFSSFSTGSFDANYPASLELECLSSNSLTLSSVSFTDMGYLQEVKFSFCNIVSLTTGMLSPFGTLNSLRFEGGSIASYSNSFLTGLIVEPVSSTPEPKGELVIKDCTITPTSIPSGTFDVLTTVKSIRVENAGVTAVDSSLYNLAVAVNDVSLADNSITTLDSGIFSSLKGLSDINLDGIPYDCTCTSLAFLHSLSQNSIRSAGPICNTPAAYQNKKATKYYADSCDLSVSCADIAIGSTCMTVYELVGSILSFVTLVLAAVALVIICHTRRQLMAATSNLEKNRNSGWSKAKEAMDTNRSIKPPMKGSQAVHGWG; this is translated from the exons ATGAAACCAAACATCAATGTATTGACTGTTCTACTGTTTCTTCTACTGATCAACTTTTCCTCGAGTGCTCATCCCACCGGGTGTTCCTATGATGGCACATTAGCCTCAACTGGACTATATACTTGTGATTTAGGAAGTTACACTGCACCTCTCGCCTACAGTTCTTTCTCCAGTCCTCTCCCACAGAGATTGAAGATCACTGGTGTAACAGGAACATTTACCTCTCAATTGTCAGGATTCTCCAGCTTCTCTACTGGATCCTTTGACGCCAATTATCCAGCAAGCCTCGAACTGGAATGTTTGTCGTCTAATTCGTTAACGTTATCTAGTGTCTCCTTCACAGATATGGGCTATCTCCAGGAAGTTAAATTCAGTTTCTGTAACATAGTATCATTGACTACCGGGATGCTGTCTCCATTTGGAACACTCAATTCCTTACGATTTGAAGGGGGTTCTATTGCTTCATATTCAAATAGCTTTCTAACTGGACTCATAGTGGAACCCGTGTCATCAACTCCAGAACCGAAAGGAGAGCTTGTAATTAAAGATTGTACGATTACCCCGACGTCCATACCATCCGGGACATTTGACGTTTTGACAACAGTGAAGTCCATTCGTGTAGAGAACGCCGGTGTCACAGCTGTTGACAGTTCACTATACAACCTGGCTGTGGCTGTAAATGACGTATCTCTGGCAGATAACTCTATAACCACTCTAGACAGTGGTATATTTAGCAGCCTGAAAGGACTATCTGATATAAACCTTGACGGGATACCGTATGATTGTACTTGTACCTCCCTAGCATTTCTACACTCTTTGTCACAGAACTCTATCCGCTCGGCTGGTCCCATCTGTAATACGCCAGCTGCCTATCAAA ACAAAAAAGCGACAAAATACTATGCAGACTCGTGTGATCTAAGTGTCAGCTGTGCAG ATATAGCCATTGGATCAACCTGTATGACTGTGTATGAGCTTGTTGGTAGTATTCTAAGCTTTGTTACCCTAGTGTTAGCGGCAGTAGCACTGGTTATCATTTGCCACACCCGACGTCAGCTCATGGCAGCAACCTCTAACCTGGAAAAGAACAGGAACAGTGGATGGTCTAAAGCCAAGGAGGCTATGGATACTAATAGATCCATCAAACCTCCAATGAAAGGATCACAGGCTGTACATGGTTGGGGATGA